A portion of the Fusobacterium nucleatum genome contains these proteins:
- a CDS encoding YfcC family protein, whose protein sequence is MSTNKKKKRGFPSAFTVLAIILVLAAALTYIVPSGQFSRLTYDDSTNEFVITDHDNNVTTEPATQEVLDRLQIQLSLDKFTEGVIKKPIAIPGTYQRIEQRPQGFLDIIKAPVTGSMDTVDIMLFVLVLGGIIGIINKIGAFDAGMAALSKRTKGKEFLLVTLVFLLTTLGGTTFGLAEETIAFYPILMPIFLLSGFDVLTCIAAIYMGSSIGTMFSTVNPFATVIASNAAGISFTEGLTFRIVALVLASVITLVYMYWYAQKVKKDKTKSYVYVDEEEIHKRFLGEYDSNSEKEFTWRRKLCLLIFALAFPVLIWGVSLGGWWFEEMTALFLGVAIVIMFLSGLSEKEAINTFISGSADLVGVVLTVGLARSINIVMDNGFISDTLLYYSTEFIAGMSKGVFAVAQLIIFSFLGFFIPSSSGLAVLSMPIMAPLADTVGLSREVVINAYNWGQGWMSFITPTGLILVTLEMAGTTFDKWLKYILPLMGIMGVFSALMLIINTML, encoded by the coding sequence ATGTCTACAAACAAAAAGAAAAAAAGAGGTTTCCCAAGTGCATTCACGGTATTAGCTATTATTTTAGTTTTGGCTGCAGCTTTAACTTACATAGTTCCATCAGGTCAGTTTTCAAGATTAACTTATGATGATAGTACAAATGAGTTTGTTATTACAGATCATGATAATAATGTAACAACAGAGCCTGCAACACAAGAAGTTTTAGATAGACTTCAAATTCAATTAAGTTTAGATAAATTTACTGAAGGAGTAATTAAAAAACCTATTGCTATTCCTGGTACTTATCAAAGAATTGAACAACGTCCACAAGGCTTTTTGGATATAATTAAAGCACCAGTTACTGGTTCAATGGATACAGTTGATATTATGCTTTTTGTTCTTGTCCTTGGAGGAATTATAGGAATTATTAATAAAATAGGAGCTTTTGATGCTGGAATGGCAGCTCTATCTAAAAGAACTAAAGGAAAAGAATTTTTATTAGTAACTCTTGTTTTCTTATTGACAACTTTAGGAGGAACAACTTTTGGTTTAGCAGAAGAAACAATTGCTTTTTACCCAATACTTATGCCTATCTTTTTATTAAGTGGTTTTGATGTATTAACTTGTATTGCTGCAATTTACATGGGATCATCTATTGGAACAATGTTCTCAACTGTTAATCCATTTGCTACTGTTATTGCATCTAATGCAGCAGGAATTTCATTCACAGAAGGATTAACATTTAGAATAGTAGCTTTAGTTTTAGCTTCAGTTATCACTTTAGTATATATGTATTGGTATGCTCAAAAAGTAAAAAAAGACAAAACAAAATCTTATGTCTATGTTGATGAGGAAGAAATACATAAAAGATTTTTAGGAGAATATGATTCAAACTCTGAAAAAGAATTTACTTGGAGAAGAAAATTATGCTTGCTTATATTTGCTTTAGCATTTCCTGTTTTAATATGGGGAGTTTCTCTTGGTGGATGGTGGTTTGAAGAAATGACAGCACTATTCTTAGGAGTGGCTATTGTTATTATGTTTCTTTCTGGACTATCAGAAAAAGAGGCTATTAACACTTTTATATCTGGTTCAGCAGACTTAGTTGGAGTTGTTTTAACAGTAGGATTAGCTCGTTCTATTAATATAGTAATGGACAATGGTTTCATTTCTGATACTTTATTATACTATTCAACTGAATTTATTGCAGGTATGAGTAAAGGTGTATTTGCTGTTGCACAGTTAATAATCTTCTCTTTCTTAGGATTCTTTATTCCATCATCTTCTGGATTGGCTGTACTTTCTATGCCTATTATGGCTCCACTTGCAGATACAGTTGGTTTATCAAGAGAAGTTGTAATCAATGCATATAACTGGGGACAAGGTTGGATGTCTTTCATTACACCAACTGGTTTAATCTTAGTAACATTAGAAATGGCAGGAACAACTTTTGATAAGTGGCTAAAATATATTTTACCACTGATGGGAATTATGGGAGTTTTTTCTGCATTGATGTTGATTATAAATACAATGTTATAA